The Candidatus Edwardsbacteria bacterium genome segment ATGAAATCTCTTATTCATCTCGCCTCAGCCTATACTCGTTCCAATAAGTTAAAAGACGCTTGTTATTGTACCTACCAAATGACGCGGTTATGCCATTATAATGTATGGAATTCGTCAGAGCCAGAAAAGAATGGAAATTCAATAGCCAATAATAACGTGAACATAGATGAACAAATATTACATAGTAAGTATTTATTTGAAACAACTGGTCATTATTTGGCTACCATATCATATTGGAGTGAGGAAGATTTTACAAGGGCAAGCAGGCACCTATTAAAGTTGGAACAAATATTAACGAATGCAAAAGAGAAATTAATAAAGAGTGGTTATATAGATTATCGTAATAGAACTCAACAAATATTAATTGAGGCGGCAGAGTTATCTTTATATCTTCTTCAAAGTATATTAACTATAGATATTAAAATTAATAAATTTGCAAAAATAAAGTATGACGATATATCAACACTATATAACCGTATTGCTATTTTAGAAAATGATATCAATATTGTATTTGATGACCTATTTTATAAAAGAATCAGTAAAATATTATTATCACCAGGCCCTTATGATTGTTTTCAAGTAACGTTTGCCAAGCGGTTGTATCTTTTGGTATTGTATTCATCATTAAATAAAAAAATAAATCCAGAATGGTCCGAAAATAAATATATCCTTAAATTGCTGCATCAAATGACAAAACACCTGACCAATGATGAGACGTGGACCACTATAACAGAAATAAAGAGAAAAATAAATGAAGTGGTAATTAATATTAGTAAAGAATACAGACCATCAACTAATCCATCTCTTTTCTATGGTGATTTATTGAATTTAACCAGAGATATCTTTAATAAATATGGCTTTATTAACACTTTAAAATCTGTGAATGATTTAGAATCTTTTATAATTGACTTATATCAGTGTAAAACGCAAAAAGAACTTGAAGATAAGTCTGCATATTTAATAAACAGACTGATGCCTTCTTTATGTGAAATCGATGGGAAATTAGCAACAGGATATTCTGATATTAATAAAATATTCAATCAATTAAGCAGTATAAGTTCTCAAGTACAAGATATCGGGGGGAAATTAGATGAAGTGCCTAAAATGATAATTCAAGCACAATCATTACCCCCTAAAACTAATATGCCTGTTTGTAAACCAGCCAAAGCAAATAAAAAGAAACATAATTGGATAATTATGGTAAATAGTAGATTGATGAAAATAAATGATCTTAATAAATTAATAAGAAAAAGGGAAAGAGGAGAAATCGATATATGGGTGAATTGCATGACTGAAGAACTATGGTTGTATGGAAAGGAAATTGAAAAGGTATCACAACCTCAATTAAAAATAATAGCTCTATTGTTGAATAATACTGGAAACACAGTTAGCTACGATGACCTAATTAGATGTTTGCCTGCTGGGGATAAGATAAATGATGTACACAAGATCATGAAAAGGATTAAAGATAAAATAGGGCTTAGAACATATAATAAATATATTAAGCCCATAAAGAAAACAGGGTACATGATTAAAGGCAATCCTGCTTTTTGTTTAATTGATAATGATATCTCTGTTTAAGATGGAAAATAAAGATTATGATACTTTTCTATTATGTTATTTAGAAGTAAGTGCCAATCATATTTAAAATCGTTAGCATTAAGACAAGAATCTTCTTTCCTAATCATAAAACCGAGAATATCGACAACATTATCAAGGCATTCCCGCGGATCTTTACCACACGGCAAAGAATCAAAAGTGTGTAAAATAACATTTTGGATATATAAATCTTTTGGCTTCTTCTTGTGTATTTGCTGGTATTCCTTGCATAAAGAAGAATAAATTGTCAGAGAGTCAAGATATTTTAAATGTTTTTGACTCTTTAATTCGAGACTATGCCTGTTTGTTCCGATTGTGTAATATTGAGAGAAGCAATTTAATTTGCCAGTTTTATTTCCCAAAGCCGTATAGAAAGGTATTTTGCTATTTCTCATTGGGCAGTTCATTCTTGTCATGACATAATACTGTAGTTTGTTATAAAAGTAATAGTAAGAATTATTGTCTGGGCACAAACTGCGCAAACCGTGTAATATATCTGATAGTTCATCTTTGCTTATGGCCTTTGCTAGATCAAGCTGCTTTATGGAGGAAAGTAGTATTGTTTTATCGGGGATAAATCCATCATACATTATTGCTTTTACATGCCCTTTAGTTAATTCAATTATTACCATAGTATGAAATATTACTAATAGATATATAAATAGTTATCGTCTCAAACCCTCGCTTTAATAGCGAGGGTTTTTATGTTCAGTGCAAAGTCAGTATTGAGTCAGTAGCAAATCATTTTCCAATGCTTGGTAATCTTATATAATGGGGGCAACAATATAAGGAGATCCAATCATGACCACAATCATCATAATCCTTGCGCTGGCTGCAATCATTGCGGCCGGCAGAAATCTTCCTGCAATATTGTTTGCCCCAATATTAAGCATTATTCAATATTTTGGTTCTTTGATCGAGAACTGCCGTGAAAATCTTAAGCAGTATATAATTAAACCTGATCCCCCGGGGCTAATAAGATACATTCTTTCTGCACTTTTCACCCTGGGATCAATTACCTGGTCGTTAATGGATGCTTTGCTTACAGAAGTTTCTCTAAAAATAATTGTGTCCGAGAAGACGCTTCAGCTTTTCAAAACAGGCATTCAACCCGTGGATTATTTCATTTCAAATTATCTTTATTCGTGTATCGCTTTGGTGTTGGTTCTTATGCTCACGTTGCTCATCCATTACGCCTTTTCATATATTGCAAATAGATACCCACATTTAATAGAACAAATAACTTTCACAGCAGTTATTGTTGCCGCATTGGGCATGCTTATTATTATGGCTTTAATGCGCTATTATTCCTCGCAATGGCTTACCGAAATAAATCGTGCGATAGCAAATCACAATTATGTTTTACCTAATAACCTGGCAAGCAAAACCGGAATGCTATCGATGTTATTTCTTGTTTGGGGGATCTTATGTGCTGGAATCTGTGCTCATTTAGGCTTTAATCAGTTCCTTAAGCAAACAGCGCAGATATTGGCAGGAATTGTTTTTATTCCAGCATCTTTACTTTTATTTTCTTTCGTTCTTTTATCCAAATTGGTTGAAGGAGCACAGGCCATAATAGGCATTCCGGTAAATATTATCAATGGAGCTGTTGATTTAATAAAAGAATCCATGAAAAGGAGACAACCTGATTACAGGGTTATTTCAATGATTGTAATCTGTATATTGAGTTTATTTCTTTCTGGTTGTACTCTTCCAGTAAATAAACCTAAATTGATAGTCGCTGTGATTGATCAATCATATTCATTTAAACAAGAGCAGGATAATACCATTACTAAAGTAAACAATTTGATTGATTTGCTTAGCCCAGAGGATCATTTTTACTGTTTGTTTATCAATAGCAAATCTTATAGCGACAAACAACTCCTTTACATCTTGCCTCGGCAAGATGAAGCAGATATCAATAACCTGCTTGATGACTATAAATCGCGGGATGATGTCAAGAAAAGTATTTCGCAAATATTAGCCGGTCCTTGCTCCAACAATTCAGATGTGCTTGGCGCCTTGCATCGAGCGCAAGCCATTTTCAAGTCAAAAAGGGAAGGATATGACAAATATCTTTTTCTGTTCAGTGATCTTTCGGACAATATCAATAGACAAACACATGCTCCTGAATTGGACAGCGTCAGGGTAATCACTTTGTTTTCAAATTCTGACAAAAATAATCTTTTGTCTGCCAAAAGCCAAACAGAAGCATGGGAAAAAGTGTTTACGGACAGCCGGGCTTCTGAGGTACTCATTCTTGGCCACGATATCAGCATGTCATTCGATATAAAACAGTATTTGGAAAGGGGGATATAGCCATGTCAAAGAACTATGAAATACGGCTTGAAGATACGGTTTTATTTAACATCGCGGTCAGCCTAATAGAAGCCGTTGGCAGGGAAGCTAAAAAGATGCTTCAGCTTAGTTGCTCTGCTTATAATGATTTTCTTAAACCGAGGCATTATTCGACTGGGTTGGTATCGGTTGCTGGTTCAAGTAAATCCTTGAATACGGTTCAATCT includes the following:
- a CDS encoding helix-turn-helix domain-containing protein; its protein translation is MKSLIHLASAYTRSNKLKDACYCTYQMTRLCHYNVWNSSEPEKNGNSIANNNVNIDEQILHSKYLFETTGHYLATISYWSEEDFTRASRHLLKLEQILTNAKEKLIKSGYIDYRNRTQQILIEAAELSLYLLQSILTIDIKINKFAKIKYDDISTLYNRIAILENDINIVFDDLFYKRISKILLSPGPYDCFQVTFAKRLYLLVLYSSLNKKINPEWSENKYILKLLHQMTKHLTNDETWTTITEIKRKINEVVINISKEYRPSTNPSLFYGDLLNLTRDIFNKYGFINTLKSVNDLESFIIDLYQCKTQKELEDKSAYLINRLMPSLCEIDGKLATGYSDINKIFNQLSSISSQVQDIGGKLDEVPKMIIQAQSLPPKTNMPVCKPAKANKKKHNWIIMVNSRLMKINDLNKLIRKRERGEIDIWVNCMTEELWLYGKEIEKVSQPQLKIIALLLNNTGNTVSYDDLIRCLPAGDKINDVHKIMKRIKDKIGLRTYNKYIKPIKKTGYMIKGNPAFCLIDNDISV